The Paracoccus sediminicola genome has a segment encoding these proteins:
- a CDS encoding amidase, whose translation MSSRDHSNEDGVTRRHFLNTSAGLATATTVGLKAGRVLAQSAPGEVTDLGVVDLVAAIRGKELSCREVMEAYLSRIDRVNPIYNAIITRQDPDALMAAADQADRSLAAGDELGALHGVPQAPKDLTATSDMPTTQGSPILKDNLPAADSVLVERTRRAGAIFVGKTNTPEFGLGSHTYNTLFGVTRNAWDPALSAGGSSGGAAVALAQRMLPVADGSDMMGSLRNPAGWNNVVGFRATQGTVPYAPSGELFMQQLGYEGPMGRTVADTAYLLSVQAGYDARAPLSRDLDPLQFRGDLSADMSGKRIGYLGDLGGYLPMEPGVLDVCEAALTYFESAGCTVEAATIDFDMATLWQTWLTLRGFLVAGNAGALYANEDTRAQLKPEAVWEVENGLKLSGADIYRASANRSAFYLAMNAMFEDYDYLVLPTAQIFPFDAEMDWPKQIAGTEMDSYHRWMEVVIPGTLSGMPVLAVPAGFGPQGDSQPMGLQIIGPRLADLSVLQIGHAYEQASGYAANRPG comes from the coding sequence ATGAGCAGCAGAGATCACAGCAACGAGGACGGTGTGACGCGCCGGCATTTCCTGAACACATCCGCCGGGCTTGCCACGGCGACCACGGTCGGTCTGAAGGCTGGCAGAGTGCTGGCGCAATCGGCCCCCGGCGAAGTGACCGACCTCGGTGTGGTCGATCTGGTGGCCGCGATCCGCGGCAAGGAGCTTTCTTGCCGCGAGGTGATGGAGGCGTATCTGTCGCGAATTGATCGCGTGAACCCGATCTACAACGCGATCATCACGCGTCAGGACCCTGACGCCCTGATGGCGGCTGCGGACCAGGCCGACCGGTCCCTTGCGGCGGGTGACGAGCTGGGCGCGCTGCACGGGGTGCCCCAGGCGCCGAAGGATCTGACGGCGACGTCGGATATGCCGACGACGCAGGGCTCACCGATCCTCAAGGATAATCTCCCCGCCGCCGACAGCGTGCTGGTCGAGCGGACGCGGCGGGCTGGCGCGATTTTTGTCGGCAAGACCAACACGCCGGAATTCGGCCTTGGCTCACATACCTATAACACGCTGTTCGGCGTCACCCGCAACGCATGGGACCCGGCGCTCTCTGCGGGCGGCTCCAGCGGCGGTGCGGCGGTGGCGCTGGCGCAGCGGATGCTGCCGGTCGCGGATGGCAGCGACATGATGGGGTCGCTGCGCAATCCGGCGGGCTGGAACAACGTGGTCGGGTTTCGCGCAACGCAGGGCACCGTTCCCTATGCCCCGAGCGGCGAGCTGTTCATGCAGCAGCTCGGCTATGAGGGGCCGATGGGCCGGACGGTGGCCGACACGGCTTACCTGCTGTCGGTGCAGGCGGGTTATGACGCCCGCGCCCCCTTGTCGCGTGATCTCGATCCCCTGCAATTCCGCGGCGATCTCTCTGCCGATATGTCGGGAAAGCGGATCGGCTATCTCGGCGATCTCGGCGGCTATCTGCCGATGGAGCCCGGCGTGCTCGATGTTTGCGAAGCGGCGCTCACATATTTCGAGTCGGCGGGCTGCACGGTCGAGGCGGCGACGATTGATTTCGACATGGCCACGCTCTGGCAGACATGGCTGACTCTGCGCGGCTTCCTCGTCGCCGGAAACGCCGGAGCGCTTTACGCCAACGAAGACACCCGCGCGCAGCTGAAGCCGGAAGCGGTCTGGGAGGTCGAGAACGGGCTGAAGCTCAGCGGTGCGGACATCTATCGCGCCAGCGCCAACCGCTCGGCCTTTTATCTGGCGATGAATGCGATGTTCGAAGATTACGATTATCTCGTGCTGCCCACGGCGCAGATTTTCCCCTTCGATGCCGAGATGGACTGGCCCAAGCAGATCGCCGGTACCGAGATGGACAGCTATCATCGCTGGATGGAGGTTGTGATCCCCGGCACGCTGTCGGGGATGCCGGTTCTGGCCGTCCCGGCGGGATTCGGTCCGCAGGGCGACAGCCAGCCGATGGGGCTTCAGATCATCGGACCGCGTCTCGCGGATCTCTCAGTTCTGCAAATCGGCCATGCCTATGAGCAGGCGAGCGGCTATGCCGCAAACCGCCCCGGCTGA
- a CDS encoding LacI family DNA-binding transcriptional regulator: MSDVPISATVRIADVARHAGVSTATVSRVLSRPELVTEATREAVMAAVSATGYRVNLAARNLRKQRTGAIVALVPNLGNPFFARILAGMGQELGAAGYDLLVGDTMEAGGRHRALHRFLDPSRADGIILLDGQVTEADLAALPVAPPLVMACEWIEGVSLPRVVLDNALGAEMAARHLRELGHRRLGWIGGPPANVLHRARLEGICRVTGGAPPGYAGDFTPQAGAAAAQSWMAEPPAQRPTGIMAFSDESAAGFMGELQRHGVSIPRDVSVVGFDGIDWVAHLPVPLTTIRQPKRDLGRASARILLAHMRGDAPASTVLQPELLIRASTGAAPAD, translated from the coding sequence ATGAGCGATGTCCCGATCTCTGCCACGGTGAGGATCGCCGATGTGGCCCGTCATGCCGGCGTGTCCACGGCAACCGTCAGCCGTGTGCTGTCCCGTCCCGAGCTGGTGACCGAAGCCACTCGCGAGGCGGTCATGGCCGCAGTCTCGGCGACCGGCTACCGGGTGAACCTGGCCGCGAGGAATCTGCGCAAGCAGCGCACCGGTGCAATCGTCGCGCTCGTCCCAAATCTCGGCAATCCCTTCTTCGCCCGCATCCTCGCCGGGATGGGGCAGGAACTCGGCGCTGCGGGATATGATCTGCTGGTCGGTGACACGATGGAGGCGGGTGGCCGTCATCGCGCGCTGCACCGTTTTCTGGACCCGTCCCGCGCCGACGGGATCATCCTGCTCGACGGGCAGGTGACGGAGGCAGATCTTGCCGCGCTTCCGGTCGCGCCGCCGCTTGTCATGGCTTGCGAATGGATCGAGGGCGTCAGCCTGCCTCGCGTCGTGCTGGACAATGCGCTTGGCGCGGAAATGGCGGCGCGGCACCTGCGCGAACTGGGTCATCGGCGTCTTGGCTGGATCGGCGGACCGCCGGCCAATGTGCTGCATCGCGCCCGGCTGGAAGGGATCTGCCGGGTCACGGGCGGGGCGCCGCCGGGCTATGCGGGCGATTTCACACCGCAGGCCGGGGCGGCTGCGGCGCAGAGCTGGATGGCCGAGCCGCCGGCGCAACGCCCGACCGGGATCATGGCGTTCAGCGACGAATCGGCTGCGGGCTTTATGGGAGAGTTGCAGCGCCATGGCGTCTCGATCCCGCGCGATGTTTCGGTCGTTGGGTTCGATGGGATCGACTGGGTCGCGCATCTTCCGGTGCCGTTGACCACGATCCGCCAGCCAAAGCGCGATCTCGGCCGCGCCTCGGCCCGCATTCTTCTGGCCCATATGCGCGGCGACGCACCCGCCTCGACCGTGCTACAGCCCGAACTGCTGATCCGCGCCTCGACCGGGGCCGCCCCGGCGGATTGA
- a CDS encoding phospholipase D-like domain-containing protein, translating to MKSFSFLPHRNCWRVASADRFGVIIDAAQYFRALRESLERAEDLIILVGWDFDFEIEMLPGESDEDGNAPDGLPNQIGPFLEALVDRRPKLEIYLLKWSGGVLIAPGRALPTAQIKLLSPEQVHLGFDGRHPIGACHHQKIVSIDDSLAFCGGIDVTDGRWDTRDHTPGDERRKLKSGEIAQPWHDVTTVISGEAAAEFSNLCRKRWQRAQDEELEEPFRPGRDRWPESVQVDFTDIDIAIARTEPPEHDRPSVAEIESLYLDSIAAAEDCIYLESQYFAADGITNAIRDRLQEEDGPEVVVINPKAAQEMVEDAAMHVTRSRMIRDLEEADIYDRFRILYPRNADEEPIYVHAKVSIIDDRFLRVGSSNIDRRSMGFDTECDVALLADDERDRDKVRATRDNLIAEHLGCQPEEVAEAIERQGGVIAALDALEQPSGRGLRPIRPRKESLMGRVLADTRFFDPRYRRSAQARLGVTSRHVMIGAAVVAAGLFLWSRQRRR from the coding sequence ATGAAGAGCTTCTCTTTCCTGCCGCATCGGAACTGCTGGCGCGTGGCGTCGGCGGATCGCTTTGGCGTCATCATTGACGCCGCCCAATATTTCCGCGCCCTGCGCGAGTCGCTGGAACGGGCGGAAGATCTTATCATCCTCGTCGGCTGGGATTTCGATTTCGAGATCGAGATGCTGCCCGGCGAAAGCGACGAGGACGGCAACGCGCCCGACGGGCTGCCCAACCAGATCGGGCCGTTTCTCGAGGCTCTGGTCGATCGCCGCCCCAAGCTAGAGATCTATCTGCTGAAATGGAGCGGCGGCGTGCTGATCGCGCCAGGGCGGGCGCTCCCCACCGCGCAGATCAAGCTGCTGTCGCCCGAGCAGGTGCATCTGGGGTTTGACGGGCGCCACCCGATCGGGGCCTGCCATCACCAGAAAATCGTGTCCATCGATGACTCGCTGGCGTTCTGCGGCGGAATCGACGTGACCGACGGGCGGTGGGATACGCGCGACCACACGCCGGGCGACGAGCGGCGCAAGCTGAAAAGCGGCGAGATCGCTCAGCCCTGGCATGACGTGACCACCGTGATCTCGGGCGAGGCTGCCGCCGAATTCAGCAATCTCTGCCGCAAACGCTGGCAGCGCGCGCAGGATGAAGAGCTGGAGGAGCCATTCAGGCCCGGTCGCGACCGCTGGCCCGAGAGCGTCCAGGTCGACTTTACCGATATCGACATCGCCATTGCCCGTACCGAACCGCCCGAACATGACCGCCCCTCCGTGGCAGAGATCGAATCGCTCTATCTCGACAGCATCGCGGCGGCGGAGGATTGCATCTATCTCGAGTCGCAGTATTTCGCCGCAGACGGAATCACCAATGCTATCCGTGACCGGTTGCAGGAAGAAGACGGGCCCGAGGTGGTCGTCATCAACCCCAAGGCCGCGCAGGAAATGGTCGAAGATGCAGCGATGCATGTCACCCGCAGCCGCATGATCCGCGATCTGGAGGAAGCGGATATTTACGACCGTTTCCGCATTCTCTACCCGCGCAACGCCGATGAAGAGCCGATCTATGTCCATGCGAAGGTCTCGATCATCGACGACCGGTTCCTGCGCGTCGGGTCGAGCAATATCGACCGCCGCTCTATGGGATTCGACACGGAATGCGACGTGGCGCTGCTTGCGGATGACGAGCGGGATCGGGACAAGGTCCGCGCCACGCGCGACAACCTGATCGCCGAACATCTGGGATGTCAGCCCGAAGAGGTTGCCGAGGCGATCGAACGGCAAGGGGGCGTGATTGCGGCGCTCGACGCGCTCGAACAGCCTTCAGGGCGGGGCTTGCGTCCGATCCGCCCGCGCAAGGAATCGCTGATGGGTCGTGTGCTGGCCGATACGCGGTTTTTCGACCCGCGCTATCGTCGCAGCGCGCAGGCGCGGCTCGGGGTCACGTCGCGGCATGTGATGATCGGTGCCGCGGTTGTGGCCGCGGGGCTGTTTCTGTGGTCGCGCCAGCGGCGGAGATAG
- a CDS encoding complex I NDUFA9 subunit family protein, which produces MSKIVTVYGGSGFIGRQIARRMAKQGWRVRVAVRRPSEALFVRTYGAVGQVEPVPCNIRDETSVLAAMADAEAVVNCVGILVSEGKNRFDTVQAEGAARIARLASETGVKRLVQISAIGADAESDSAYAATKAEGEEAVLEHFPTAMIIRPSVVFGPEGGIYDRFAAMAGLGPILPITGGNTRMQPVYVDDVAAAAEKGVLGDAAPGVYELGGPDVMTLREIVSQVLDATYRRRLVVNLPFWLAGVVGWVLDIGSKITGGLLTNRVLTRDQVRLLRHDNVVADGARGFDELGIEPISPGAVIDEYLWRFRPNGQYADMTASARNMRSR; this is translated from the coding sequence ATGTCGAAGATCGTCACGGTTTACGGCGGGTCCGGGTTCATCGGACGCCAGATCGCGCGCCGCATGGCCAAGCAGGGCTGGCGCGTGCGCGTGGCGGTCCGCCGCCCGAGCGAGGCGCTGTTCGTGCGCACCTATGGCGCGGTCGGTCAGGTCGAGCCGGTGCCCTGCAATATCCGCGACGAAACTTCCGTTCTGGCCGCCATGGCCGATGCCGAGGCGGTGGTGAACTGCGTCGGTATCCTGGTCAGCGAGGGCAAGAACCGCTTCGACACTGTGCAGGCCGAAGGTGCTGCCCGTATCGCGCGGCTAGCTTCGGAAACCGGGGTGAAGAGGCTTGTCCAGATTTCCGCCATCGGCGCCGATGCAGAGTCCGACAGCGCCTATGCCGCGACCAAGGCCGAGGGCGAAGAGGCGGTGCTGGAACATTTCCCGACCGCTATGATCATCCGTCCCTCGGTCGTGTTCGGGCCAGAAGGCGGGATTTACGACCGCTTTGCGGCAATGGCCGGGCTCGGTCCGATTCTGCCGATCACCGGCGGCAATACGCGGATGCAGCCGGTCTATGTTGACGATGTCGCGGCCGCCGCTGAAAAGGGCGTGCTGGGCGATGCTGCGCCGGGGGTTTACGAACTCGGCGGTCCCGATGTGATGACCCTGCGCGAGATCGTGAGTCAGGTGCTGGACGCGACCTATCGCCGTCGGCTGGTGGTGAATTTGCCCTTCTGGCTGGCCGGGGTCGTCGGCTGGGTGCTCGATATCGGCTCCAAGATCACCGGCGGGCTTTTGACAAACCGTGTCCTGACGCGCGATCAGGTCCGGCTGCTGCGCCATGACAACGTCGTTGCCGACGGCGCGCGCGGTTTCGACGAGCTGGGGATCGAACCGATCTCTCCCGGTGCGGTGATTGACGAATATCTCTGGCGCTTCCGTCCGAATGGCCAATACGCGGATATGACCGCCTCGGCCAGGAACATGCGCTCACGCTGA
- a CDS encoding NAD(P)-dependent oxidoreductase: protein MATQKMLKFVKLEREMPEKRSAAERSDDFHEIYREFADLKATEQASRCSQCGVPYCQSHCPLHNNIPDWLRLTAEGRTQEAFWLSQETNTFPEICGRICPQDRLCEGNCVIEQSGHGTVTIGAIEKYITDTAFEQGWVEPIRPAQERDESVGIIGAGPGGLAAADRLRRMGYQVTVYDRHDRSGGLLIYGIPGFKLEKEIVERRNRQLEDGGVKFVLNTNIGEDLSFDAIREKHDAVLIATGVYKTRDLDIDNAAAKGVIRALDYLTASNRIDLGDEIPDYADGELDAKGKRVLVIGGGDTAMDCVRTAIRQGAESVKCLYRRDRANMPGSQREVQNAEEEGVEFVWLSAPGSFVGGIEGETGMETPINDEQAHIAAVRVQKMRLGKPDVSGRQSPELIEGADYDEPADMVIKALGFEPEELPRLWGVEGLEVTRWGTIKADFRSHQTSLPGVYAVGDIVRGASLVVWAIRDGREAADSIATYLGTPAQVAAE, encoded by the coding sequence ATGGCCACGCAGAAAATGCTCAAATTCGTCAAGCTCGAGCGCGAGATGCCCGAGAAACGTTCGGCAGCGGAACGAAGCGACGATTTTCACGAGATCTACCGCGAATTCGCCGATCTCAAGGCGACCGAGCAGGCAAGCCGGTGCAGCCAATGCGGCGTGCCGTATTGCCAGAGCCACTGCCCGCTGCACAACAATATCCCCGACTGGCTGCGCCTCACCGCGGAGGGCCGCACCCAGGAGGCGTTCTGGCTCAGCCAGGAGACCAATACCTTCCCCGAGATCTGCGGCCGCATCTGCCCGCAGGACCGGCTTTGCGAGGGCAATTGCGTCATCGAGCAGTCGGGCCACGGCACCGTCACCATCGGCGCAATCGAGAAATACATCACCGACACCGCCTTCGAGCAGGGCTGGGTCGAGCCGATCCGCCCCGCGCAAGAGCGTGACGAATCGGTCGGGATCATCGGCGCCGGGCCGGGCGGTCTAGCGGCAGCGGACCGGCTGCGGCGCATGGGCTATCAGGTGACCGTCTATGACCGGCATGACCGCTCGGGCGGGCTGCTGATCTATGGAATTCCCGGCTTCAAGCTGGAGAAAGAGATCGTCGAGCGCCGCAACCGGCAGCTCGAGGATGGCGGCGTCAAATTCGTGCTGAACACGAATATCGGCGAGGATCTGAGCTTCGATGCCATTCGCGAAAAGCATGACGCCGTGCTGATCGCCACTGGGGTCTACAAGACCCGTGATCTGGATATCGACAATGCCGCTGCCAAGGGTGTCATCCGGGCGCTGGACTATCTGACCGCCTCGAACCGCATCGATCTGGGCGACGAAATCCCCGATTACGCGGACGGCGAACTGGACGCGAAAGGCAAGCGCGTGCTGGTGATCGGCGGCGGCGATACGGCGATGGACTGCGTGCGCACCGCGATCAGGCAGGGCGCGGAGTCGGTCAAATGCCTTTATCGCCGGGACCGCGCGAACATGCCCGGCTCGCAGCGCGAGGTGCAGAACGCCGAAGAAGAAGGCGTTGAATTCGTGTGGCTCTCCGCTCCGGGCAGCTTTGTCGGCGGCATCGAAGGCGAGACCGGGATGGAGACGCCGATCAATGACGAGCAGGCGCATATCGCCGCGGTGAGGGTGCAGAAGATGCGGCTCGGCAAGCCCGATGTATCAGGCCGTCAGAGCCCCGAGCTGATCGAGGGGGCCGATTATGACGAGCCCGCCGACATGGTCATCAAGGCGCTCGGCTTCGAGCCCGAAGAGCTGCCGCGTCTCTGGGGCGTCGAGGGGCTGGAGGTGACCCGCTGGGGCACCATCAAGGCCGATTTCCGCAGCCACCAGACCAGCCTTCCGGGGGTCTA
- a CDS encoding undecaprenyl-diphosphate phosphatase, producing the protein MDNTIVAALLGLLEGLTEFIPVSSTGHVLLAGYFLGFESPGRAFEVLIQLGAIMAILGVYAKRLWHLFSSAPHNPASRRFILAVLLAFLPAAVIGVLAHEIIKTVFFETPALIAWMLVIGGIVILIVDRKAPTPRVTEVEQISLPMAVGIGFIQCLAMIPGTSRSGATIVGAMLMGVGKRAAAEFSFFLSMPTMAGAFVYDLFQNRDILDGQAIGNIVIGFICAFIMAVIVVKWLLGYVSRHGYALFGWWRIIVGSVVLLALAAGM; encoded by the coding sequence ATGGATAACACCATTGTCGCGGCCCTGCTGGGCCTGCTTGAAGGGCTGACCGAGTTCATCCCGGTTTCCTCGACCGGCCATGTCCTGCTTGCCGGATATTTCCTCGGTTTCGAAAGTCCGGGCCGCGCCTTCGAGGTGCTGATCCAGCTTGGCGCGATCATGGCCATTCTCGGGGTTTATGCCAAACGGTTGTGGCACCTGTTCAGCTCGGCACCGCATAACCCCGCATCGCGGCGCTTTATCCTTGCGGTGCTGCTCGCCTTTTTGCCGGCCGCAGTGATCGGAGTGCTGGCGCATGAAATCATCAAGACGGTGTTCTTCGAAACCCCGGCGCTGATCGCGTGGATGCTGGTCATCGGCGGCATCGTCATCCTGATCGTCGACCGCAAGGCGCCGACGCCGCGTGTGACCGAGGTCGAGCAGATCTCTCTGCCAATGGCGGTGGGGATCGGGTTCATCCAGTGCCTTGCGATGATTCCCGGCACATCGCGATCTGGCGCAACCATCGTTGGTGCGATGCTGATGGGGGTGGGCAAGCGGGCCGCCGCGGAGTTTTCGTTTTTCCTGTCGATGCCGACCATGGCCGGTGCCTTTGTCTACGACCTGTTTCAGAATCGCGATATTCTGGACGGACAGGCCATCGGGAATATCGTCATCGGCTTTATCTGCGCCTTCATCATGGCGGTGATCGTCGTCAAATGGCTGCTCGGCTATGTGTCGCGCCATGGCTACGCCTTGTTCGGCTGGTGGAGAATCATCGTCGGGAGCGTGGTTTTGCTGGCGCTGGCGGCTGGTATGTAA